In Xiphophorus hellerii strain 12219 chromosome 4, Xiphophorus_hellerii-4.1, whole genome shotgun sequence, a single genomic region encodes these proteins:
- the LOC116718923 gene encoding guanylyl cyclase-activating protein 2-like, which yields MFLFLQIITKIKWHNDSNVETVDYICDRIFELTDKNKDSQISLEEFIEGAEKDPWLMEQLRLDLAPKTWFIKTQQKKN from the exons atgtttctttttctccagaTCATCACCAAAATTAAATGGCATAATGATTCGAATGTGGAAACTGTCGACTACATCTGCGACAGGATATTTGAGCTGAcggacaaaaacaaagaca GTCAGATATCTCTGGAGGAGTTTATTGAGGGAGCAGAGAAGGATCCGTGGCTCATGGAGCAGCTCCGACTGGACTTAGCGCCTAAAACCTGGTTCATTAAAACCCAGCAGAAGAAGAACTGA
- the LOC116718924 gene encoding retinal cone rhodopsin-sensitive cGMP 3',5'-cyclic phosphodiesterase subunit gamma-like, translating to MENMNASSVPEAGKPSPAELKQKDSRQFKSKAPKPGQKSFDSALPGMEGLDDAAVICPWEEFGDVELSDLAQFGTA from the exons A TGGAGAACATGAATGCATCATCAGTACCTGAGGCCGGTAAGCCCAGTCCAGCTGAGCTCAAGCAGAAGGACAGCAGACAGTTTAAGAGCAAAGCTCCCAAACCTGGACAGAAAAG CTTTGACAGCGCTCTGCCGGGGATGGAGGGGCTGGACG ATGCTGCAGTGATCTGCCCCTGGGAGGAGTTTGGTGACGTAGAGCTGAGTGATCTGGCTCAGTTTGGAACCGCCTAG
- the LOC116718922 gene encoding guanylyl cyclase-activating protein 2-like: MRQEQSSSDEEDVAQIQGMCLIFLRECPSGALHLHEFKKIFGVQSSSPEDSLFLETIFRSFDTNQDNTLDFIEYVAALNLILRGNLEDRLKWSFKMYDRDGNGKLDRNEVKLLIRILHKIKLQKSEVGLTPSQICDRIFDLVDNNNDGEITLTEFMEGAKKDQWLMDLLNLDVNTPGWVTQNCRKLP; this comes from the exons ATGAGACaagaacaaagcagcagcgatGAGGAGGATGTGGCTCAGATTCAGGGGATGTGCCTCATTTTCCTGAGGGAATGTCCCAGCGGCGCCCTGCATCTACACGAGTTCAAGAAGATCTTCGGCGTCCAGAGCAGCTCGCCGGAGGACTCCCTCTTCCTCGAGACGATCTTCCGCTCCTTCGACACAAACCAG GACAACACGCTGGACTTCATAGAGTACGTCGCCGCCCTTAACTTGATCTTAAGAGGAAATCTGGAAGATCGTCTCAAATGGTCCTTCAAGATGTACGACCGGGATGGGAACGGAAAGCTGGACCGGAACGAGGTGAAGCTCCTCATAAGG attcttcataaaatcaaacttCAGAAGAGCGAGGTCGGACTGACTCCGTCCCAGATCTGTGATCGGATCTTTGATCTCGTTGACAACAACAATGATG gtGAGATAACCCTGACTGAGTTCATGGAGGGGGCCAAAAAGGACCAGTGGCTCATGGACCTCCTCAATCTGGACGTCAACACCCCCGGCTGGGTGACCCAAAACTGCAGGAAGCTCCCATGA
- the LOC116718653 gene encoding guanylyl cyclase-activating protein 2-like, with the protein MGQVQATTDTEVTLQNIQELYRKFTDECPSGNLHLHEFKKIFGVSSKSSEEEVAFIELVFKSFDTNKDGKLDFMEYVAAVNLVLRGKLIDKLKWSFKIYDNDGNGYLTNQEVRRIIKHLEQLESLT; encoded by the exons ATGGGTCAGGTCCAGGCCACCACCGATACAGAAGTGACTCTGCAGAACATTCAGGAACTGTACCGGAAATTCACCGATGAATGTCCGAGTGGAAACCTGCACCTGCATGAATTCAAGAAAATCTTTGGCGTCAGCAGCAAATCATCAGAGGAGGAGGTGGCTTTCATTGAACTTGTCTTTAAATCCTTTGATACCAATAAG GACGGTAAGTTGGACTTCATGGAGTACGTGGCAGCCGTGAACCTCGTTCTTCGTGGAAAACTCATCGACAAACTGAAGTGGTCTTTTAAAATTTACGACAACGATGGGAACGGCTACCTGACCAATCAGGAAGTGAGGCGTATTATCAAA CATTTGGAGCAGCTGGAAAGTTTAACATGA